A region from the Pseudonocardia petroleophila genome encodes:
- a CDS encoding SRPBCC family protein gives MDEVTTTIAAPPDTVWALVTDITRMGEWSPENTGGRWSGGATGPAPGARFVGRNRNGWVRWSTHCRVVECAAPSRFAFTVAENAMTWGWRLEPVDGGTRLTQWRERTATPNVAVRALVASGLLGRDREQLMVDGMHRTVAAVKAAAER, from the coding sequence ATGGACGAGGTCACGACGACGATCGCCGCCCCGCCGGACACGGTCTGGGCTCTGGTCACCGACATCACGCGGATGGGCGAGTGGAGCCCGGAGAACACCGGCGGCCGCTGGAGCGGAGGGGCGACGGGCCCGGCCCCCGGCGCCCGGTTCGTCGGCCGCAACCGCAACGGCTGGGTGCGCTGGAGCACGCACTGCCGCGTCGTCGAGTGCGCGGCGCCGTCGCGGTTCGCGTTCACCGTCGCGGAGAACGCGATGACGTGGGGCTGGCGCCTGGAGCCCGTCGACGGCGGCACGCGGCTGACCCAGTGGCGCGAGCGCACCGCGACGCCGAACGTCGCCGTCCGCGCGCTGGTCGCGAGCGGGCTGCTGGGGCGCGACCGCGAGCAGCTGATGGTCGACGGCATGCACCGCACGGTGGCCGCGGTGAAGGCGGCTGCGGAGCGCTGA
- the yhjD gene encoding inner membrane protein YhjD: MSRVAVAVDKDADIVRAKAAEEPAEPTKFEQLRAKYEWLDHVVRAGVRYTERHGDHYAAAITYFSVLALFPLILVSVAALGYVLFLQPDLLDQLKAGISANAPAGLDALVNPIVDNAIESRGTIGVIGLLGALYTGIGWMSNLREALSEQWGQPPTAPPIVKKTLFDLLTLIGLGTAMVGSFAITGLVFGFTGTILEFVGLSEQGWAKFLLGLFGVLLGLAANWLIFLWVIARLPREHATLRSAAKAAVLGAIGFEVLKQVMTVYLASVTESPTGQIIGPFIGLMVFAFFTSRFILFVTAWAATSKENEQEEAVEVPGPAVIHSEVTVRSGPAAGTAAGLVGAGAIAGVLGFGLLRGRRRD; encoded by the coding sequence GTGAGCCGCGTGGCTGTTGCCGTCGACAAGGACGCGGACATCGTCCGCGCGAAGGCGGCGGAGGAGCCCGCCGAGCCGACGAAGTTCGAGCAGCTGCGCGCGAAGTACGAGTGGCTCGACCACGTCGTGCGCGCGGGTGTGCGCTACACCGAGCGGCACGGCGACCACTACGCCGCGGCGATCACCTACTTCTCCGTGCTGGCGCTGTTCCCGCTGATCCTGGTCTCGGTCGCGGCGCTCGGGTACGTGCTGTTCCTCCAGCCCGACCTGCTCGACCAGCTCAAGGCCGGCATCAGCGCCAACGCCCCGGCCGGGCTCGACGCGCTGGTCAACCCGATCGTCGACAACGCCATCGAGTCGCGCGGCACGATCGGGGTCATCGGTCTGCTCGGCGCGCTCTACACCGGGATCGGCTGGATGTCGAACCTGCGCGAGGCGCTCTCCGAGCAGTGGGGCCAGCCGCCGACGGCCCCGCCGATCGTCAAGAAGACGCTGTTCGACCTGCTCACCCTGATCGGCCTCGGCACCGCGATGGTCGGCTCGTTCGCGATCACCGGGCTGGTGTTCGGCTTCACGGGCACGATCCTGGAGTTCGTCGGGCTCTCCGAGCAGGGCTGGGCGAAGTTCCTGCTCGGCCTGTTCGGCGTCCTGCTCGGCCTCGCCGCCAACTGGCTGATCTTCTTGTGGGTGATCGCCCGGCTGCCCCGCGAGCACGCCACGCTGCGCAGCGCGGCGAAGGCGGCCGTCCTCGGCGCGATCGGGTTCGAGGTGCTCAAGCAGGTCATGACGGTCTACCTCGCCTCGGTCACGGAGTCGCCGACCGGCCAGATCATCGGTCCGTTCATCGGTCTGATGGTGTTCGCGTTCTTCACCTCGCGGTTCATCCTGTTCGTCACGGCCTGGGCGGCGACGTCGAAGGAGAACGAGCAGGAGGAGGCGGTCGAGGTGCCCGGGCCCGCGGTGATCCACTCCGAGGTGACGGTCCGCTCGGGCCCCGCCGCGGGCACCGCGGCCGGGCTCGTCGGGGCCGGGGCGATCGCCGGGGTGCTCGGGTTCGGCCTGCTGCGGGGACGGCGGCGGGACTGA
- a CDS encoding D-alanyl-D-alanine carboxypeptidase family protein → MRWVAVLAVVVGLLVGPIAAAAAAQAPRCPGQAAPPGPPAAEEAAGPVVAPVPVPAEPVGGVAACGDLVAGSGAVPAEVQVASFVLADLDTGDVLAVRAPHARHRPASTIKVLTALVALRDLDPDLVVEGTAADLRIDGSRAGIGPGGRYTVRQLLAGMLLNSGNDTAAALARALGGDAATVAEMTATARGLGALDTRPATPSGLDGPGGASSAYDLALLFRVALRDPLFAATIATASVPFPGYGEVPGFVLSNSSRFLTRYPGALGGKTGFTDAARHTFVGAAERGGRRLVVALVRGEQSPVPMTTQAAALLDLGFALPADVEPLGVLVDRAPAPPPVTDALPAPTPDGPAPDGPAPVGPLLVGGTAAVLLLLAAAAVVRRRR, encoded by the coding sequence GTGCGGTGGGTCGCGGTGCTGGCGGTGGTGGTGGGGCTGCTGGTCGGGCCGATCGCGGCCGCGGCGGCCGCGCAGGCGCCCAGGTGTCCGGGGCAGGCCGCTCCCCCGGGCCCGCCCGCCGCGGAGGAGGCGGCCGGGCCGGTCGTGGCGCCGGTGCCGGTGCCCGCGGAGCCGGTCGGGGGCGTCGCGGCGTGCGGTGACCTCGTGGCCGGGTCCGGCGCCGTGCCGGCGGAGGTGCAGGTGGCGTCGTTCGTGCTCGCCGACCTCGACACCGGTGACGTGCTGGCCGTCCGCGCCCCGCACGCGCGGCACCGGCCGGCGTCGACGATCAAGGTGCTGACCGCGCTCGTCGCACTGCGCGACCTCGACCCCGATCTCGTCGTCGAGGGCACCGCCGCGGACCTGCGCATCGACGGCAGCCGTGCGGGGATCGGGCCGGGCGGCCGCTACACCGTGCGCCAGCTGCTGGCGGGGATGCTGCTCAACTCGGGCAACGACACCGCGGCCGCGCTGGCCAGGGCACTGGGCGGGGACGCGGCCACCGTCGCGGAGATGACCGCGACCGCCCGGGGGCTGGGTGCGCTGGACACGCGGCCGGCCACCCCGTCCGGGCTCGACGGCCCGGGCGGCGCGTCGAGCGCCTACGACCTCGCGCTGCTGTTCCGGGTGGCGCTGCGCGACCCGCTGTTCGCCGCGACGATCGCGACGGCGTCGGTCCCGTTCCCCGGCTACGGCGAGGTGCCGGGGTTCGTGCTGTCCAACTCCAGCCGGTTCCTCACCCGCTACCCGGGGGCGCTGGGCGGCAAGACCGGCTTCACCGACGCCGCCCGGCACACGTTCGTCGGGGCCGCGGAGCGCGGCGGCAGGCGGCTCGTCGTGGCGCTGGTGCGGGGCGAGCAGTCCCCCGTCCCGATGACGACGCAGGCCGCGGCCCTGCTCGACCTCGGCTTCGCGCTGCCCGCCGACGTCGAGCCGCTCGGGGTGCTGGTGGACCGGGCGCCCGCGCCGCCACCCGTGACCGACGCACTGCCGGCCCCGACGCCGGACGGCCCGGCTCCGGACGGTCCCGCCCCGGTCGGCCCGCTGCTCGTCGGCGGGACGGCCGCCGTCCTCCTGCTGCTGGCCGCGGCCGCCGTGGTCCGTCGCCGACGCTGA